A stretch of Aedes aegypti strain LVP_AGWG chromosome 2, AaegL5.0 Primary Assembly, whole genome shotgun sequence DNA encodes these proteins:
- the LOC5570085 gene encoding uncharacterized protein LOC5570085 → MKMDKFLRFFIKFHGYCICTVSSILTPLFTALMSTVGHTRYDLIDLRFTGIPVLILGIAWMIANSLLIIGIVKERKTFLYPFCVLFLIELFMVVLRDMYLVISGDGWYKTAFFNVTLPLLLFIVPYVVLSMMALMRLFDVDPIQKTDDNFVRFDRDGPEEVDRVTIGG, encoded by the exons ATGAAAATGGATAAATTTCTGCGgtttttcatcaaattccatGGTTATTGTATTTGCACGGTGAGCAGCATTCTGACCCCATTGTTTACGGCCCTGATGTCGACTGTCGGCCACACTCGATACGATT TAATCGATTTACGTTTCACGGGGATACCGGTTCTGATACTAGGAATCGCTTGGATGATTGCCAACAGCTTGCTAATCATCGGAATCGTTAAG GAAAGGAAGACGTTTCTCTACCCGTTCTGTGTTCTGTTTTTGATTGAGCTGTTCATGGTGGTGCTGCGTGATATGTATTTGGTGATTTCCGGAGATGGCTGGTACAAAACGGCCTTTTTCAATGTGACCCTACCTCTCCTGTTGT TTATCGTACCGTACGTCGTGCTGAGCATGATGGCGCTGATGAGATTATTCGATGTGGATCCGATTCAAAAAACCGATGACAACTTTGTGCGATTCGACAGAGACGGCCCGGAAGAGGTGGACCGAGTTACCATCGGGGGTTGA